In one Mycobacterium heckeshornense genomic region, the following are encoded:
- the dapD gene encoding 2,3,4,5-tetrahydropyridine-2,6-dicarboxylate N-succinyltransferase, whose translation MERVTGASGIGLATLAADGSVLDTWFPAPKLIESGRTGTIPLSATEVPDEIAALVGRDEDRGVDMVAVRTVIGSLEDKPVDAHDAYLRLHLLSHRLVAPHGLNTDGFFAILTNVVWTNHGPCAIDGFEAARARLRRRGPVTVYGVDKFPRMVDYVVPSGVRIADADRVRLGAYLAAGTTVMHEGFVNYNAGTLGTSMVEGRISAGVVVGDGSDIGGGASIMGTLSGGGTEVISIGKRCLLGANSGLGISLGDDCVIEAGLYVTAGTKVAMPDGSTVKARELSRGNNMLFRRNSVTGAVEVVARDGQGIALNQDLHAN comes from the coding sequence GTGGAACGCGTGACTGGAGCTTCCGGTATCGGGCTGGCGACACTTGCCGCCGACGGATCGGTCCTCGACACCTGGTTTCCCGCACCGAAACTGATCGAATCGGGCAGGACCGGCACGATTCCGCTGTCGGCCACCGAGGTTCCCGACGAAATAGCGGCGCTGGTCGGCCGCGACGAGGACCGGGGCGTCGACATGGTTGCGGTGCGCACCGTGATCGGTTCGCTGGAGGACAAACCCGTCGACGCCCACGACGCCTACCTGCGGCTGCACCTGTTGTCGCACCGGCTGGTCGCGCCGCACGGGCTGAACACCGACGGCTTCTTCGCGATCTTGACCAATGTGGTGTGGACCAACCACGGACCATGTGCGATCGACGGTTTCGAGGCGGCGCGGGCACGGCTGCGCCGGCGCGGACCGGTCACGGTGTATGGCGTCGACAAGTTCCCGAGGATGGTCGACTACGTGGTGCCGAGCGGCGTGCGCATCGCCGACGCCGACCGGGTGCGGCTGGGTGCTTACCTGGCCGCGGGCACCACGGTCATGCACGAAGGGTTTGTCAACTACAACGCCGGCACACTGGGCACCTCGATGGTGGAGGGCCGCATCTCGGCTGGCGTCGTGGTCGGTGACGGCTCGGACATCGGCGGCGGCGCGTCGATCATGGGCACGCTGTCCGGCGGCGGCACCGAGGTCATCTCGATCGGCAAACGCTGCCTGCTGGGCGCCAACTCCGGTTTGGGCATTTCGCTGGGCGACGATTGTGTGATCGAGGCGGGCCTATATGTCACCGCAGGCACTAAGGTCGCCATGCCCGACGGCAGCACGGTCAAGGCCCGCGAACTCTCCCGCGGAAACAACATGCTGTTTCGCCGCAATTCGGTCACCGGCGCCGTCGAAGTGGTGGCGCGTGACGGTCAGGGCATCGCGCTCAACCAGGACCTGCACGCCAACTAA
- the dapE gene encoding succinyl-diaminopimelate desuccinylase → MLDLHGDPVELTAALVDIPSESRAERRIADEVEAALRAQTTGFEIVRNGNAVLARTHLGRPTRVLLAGHLDTVPVADNLPSRRDGDLLHGCGSADMKSGDAVFLHVAATVTAPSHDLTLVFYDCEEIESTANGLGRIERELPDWLQADVAILGEPTAGYIEAGCQGTLRAVVHATGARAHSARSWLGDNAIHKLGAALERLAGYQARSVEIDGCTYREGLSAVRIDGGIAGNVIPDAASVTVNYRFAPDRSPAEALRHVAEVFDGLDVRIEQTDVAAGALPGLSKPAAKALVEAAAGQVRAKYGWTDVARFAARGIPAVNYGPGDPNLAHRRDERVSVGQITAAADMLRRYLTS, encoded by the coding sequence GTGCTGGACCTACATGGCGACCCCGTCGAGCTGACCGCGGCGCTGGTCGACATTCCCAGCGAGTCGCGGGCGGAGCGCCGCATCGCCGACGAGGTCGAGGCCGCGCTGCGGGCGCAGACCACAGGGTTCGAGATCGTCCGCAACGGCAACGCCGTACTGGCACGCACGCATCTCGGTCGCCCGACGCGGGTGCTGCTCGCGGGCCATCTCGACACCGTCCCGGTGGCCGACAACCTGCCCAGCCGTCGGGACGGCGACCTGCTGCACGGCTGCGGCAGCGCGGACATGAAATCCGGTGACGCGGTGTTCCTGCATGTGGCCGCCACGGTCACCGCACCTTCACACGACCTGACCCTGGTGTTCTACGACTGCGAGGAAATCGAGTCCACAGCAAACGGTTTGGGCCGCATCGAGCGCGAATTGCCGGACTGGCTGCAAGCCGACGTGGCCATTCTTGGCGAACCCACCGCCGGCTACATCGAGGCGGGCTGCCAAGGCACGCTGCGCGCCGTCGTCCACGCGACCGGAGCCCGGGCCCATTCGGCGCGATCATGGCTGGGCGACAATGCAATTCACAAACTCGGCGCCGCGCTCGAGCGGCTTGCAGGCTATCAGGCGCGCAGTGTCGAGATCGATGGCTGCACCTACCGCGAGGGGTTGTCGGCAGTGCGCATCGACGGCGGCATCGCCGGCAACGTCATTCCCGACGCCGCGTCGGTGACGGTCAACTACCGGTTCGCGCCGGATCGCTCACCGGCCGAGGCGCTACGCCATGTCGCCGAGGTGTTCGACGGGCTCGACGTGCGCATCGAGCAGACCGACGTCGCGGCGGGCGCGCTGCCCGGGTTGTCCAAGCCCGCGGCCAAGGCCCTGGTCGAGGCGGCGGCCGGGCAGGTCCGGGCGAAATACGGCTGGACCGACGTAGCGCGGTTCGCTGCCCGCGGCATTCCCGCGGTGAACTACGGTCCGGGCGACCCCAACCTGGCTCACCGACGCGACGAACGGGTGTCGGTCGGGCAAATCACCGCCGCGGCTGACATGTTGCGCCGCTATCTGACCAGTTGA
- a CDS encoding AAA family ATPase produces the protein MRWVAELDETAVQQVTNALESPHVSGAVLVGADGVGKTSLARAAAGRFAARRPSTIVRWVAGTSSERMAPFGAFRHLVTLADIGRPAALLRAARESLTSADGDLLLVVDDAHDLDSLSATLVYQLALTGSARLVVTVHSEAPMPDVVAALWTDQLLSRIEVRPLDAAGTAAVLASALGTPPPGALADEIFARSQGNPLYLRHLIEGDGLVQAGDGWRCRDVQRLPLFALIDGYLRGLPQPVRGVLDYLAVAEPLPRTDLTALAGEQAVEQAAGVVVFDDQEQARAAHPLYAQRARAALGPERARSLRAAVVAQLSTHPSDHVGDQLRLAALAADSDTPAPVAATVSAAQQALRLGDLVLAERLSRAALDRSEGLAARLVLAYALAWQGHGREAGAVLAAVDPDTLSDTELMAWALPRAANQFWMLDEPERATAFLQTIRNRVAGPSAKATLDALAATFAMNSGTPLRALRIAGEVLASPHADEVGVGWAASTAALCSARTGRFGEVEALAARAVAGEHPGLLRFTSGFARVTALVMAGRLDAARSLAQRYTDFAELQQPGRAIGEVLVAYVAIAQGDFDTAVALLGPASDALARTGYSWGPLSLMLLAHALGQQGKQVEAAKVLSRAESRHGLKSALFAPELALAKAWARSARGDEIGAIDAAREAVQAAERGGQSAIALRALQDAARLGDIRAVYRAERLAVEVDCVLGRLTLAHARALAAGDADALAEVAADLADAGLHPAAADAAAQSRRAQLVR, from the coding sequence ATGCGCTGGGTAGCCGAGTTGGACGAAACCGCCGTCCAGCAGGTGACCAACGCCCTGGAAAGCCCGCACGTGTCCGGCGCCGTGCTGGTGGGTGCCGACGGTGTGGGCAAGACGTCGCTGGCGCGGGCCGCGGCTGGGAGGTTTGCCGCGCGGCGGCCGTCGACGATCGTGCGGTGGGTGGCGGGCACTTCGTCGGAGCGCATGGCGCCTTTCGGCGCGTTCCGCCATTTGGTGACCCTGGCCGATATCGGGCGGCCGGCGGCGCTGCTGCGCGCTGCCCGCGAATCTCTCACCAGCGCCGACGGCGACCTGCTGCTGGTGGTTGACGATGCCCACGACTTGGACAGCCTCTCGGCCACGCTGGTGTATCAGCTGGCTCTGACCGGTTCGGCGCGCCTTGTGGTCACCGTGCACTCGGAGGCCCCGATGCCCGACGTGGTTGCCGCGTTGTGGACCGATCAGCTGCTCAGCCGAATCGAAGTGCGGCCGCTGGATGCCGCGGGGACGGCGGCGGTGCTGGCGTCCGCGCTGGGGACGCCACCGCCCGGCGCGCTGGCCGACGAGATCTTCGCCCGCAGCCAGGGCAACCCGCTGTATCTGCGGCATCTGATCGAGGGCGACGGGCTGGTGCAGGCCGGCGACGGCTGGCGCTGCCGCGACGTGCAGCGGTTGCCGCTGTTTGCGCTGATCGACGGCTACCTTCGCGGGTTGCCGCAGCCGGTGCGCGGCGTGCTGGACTACCTGGCCGTCGCCGAACCCCTGCCCCGGACGGATTTGACCGCATTAGCCGGCGAACAGGCCGTCGAACAAGCCGCGGGCGTGGTCGTCTTCGACGACCAGGAGCAGGCGCGGGCGGCTCATCCGCTCTACGCCCAGCGGGCCCGGGCCGCGCTGGGGCCGGAGCGTGCCCGGTCGCTGCGGGCGGCGGTGGTTGCGCAGCTGTCAACGCACCCGTCCGACCACGTCGGCGACCAACTGCGCCTGGCCGCGCTAGCCGCCGACAGCGACACGCCCGCGCCGGTTGCGGCCACGGTGAGCGCGGCGCAGCAGGCGCTGCGGCTGGGCGACCTGGTGCTTGCCGAGCGGCTGTCGCGCGCAGCGCTGGACCGCTCAGAGGGGCTGGCGGCGCGGCTGGTGTTGGCATACGCGCTGGCCTGGCAGGGCCACGGCCGAGAGGCCGGAGCCGTGTTGGCCGCCGTGGACCCGGACACGTTGTCGGACACCGAGCTGATGGCCTGGGCGCTGCCGCGCGCGGCCAACCAGTTCTGGATGCTCGACGAGCCGGAGCGGGCAACCGCATTCCTGCAGACCATTCGCAACCGGGTGGCGGGACCGTCCGCGAAAGCCACGCTCGACGCGCTCGCGGCGACTTTCGCGATGAACTCAGGTACCCCGCTGCGCGCGTTGCGGATCGCCGGCGAGGTGCTGGCCTCTCCGCACGCCGACGAAGTGGGCGTGGGATGGGCGGCGTCGACCGCGGCGCTGTGTTCTGCCCGCACGGGCCGGTTCGGCGAGGTCGAGGCGCTGGCGGCCCGGGCGGTGGCCGGTGAACATCCGGGGTTGTTGAGGTTCACCAGTGGCTTTGCCCGGGTCACGGCGCTGGTGATGGCGGGACGGCTGGACGCAGCACGCTCGTTGGCGCAGCGGTACACCGATTTCGCCGAACTGCAGCAGCCGGGTCGGGCGATCGGCGAGGTGCTGGTCGCGTATGTGGCGATCGCCCAGGGTGATTTCGATACCGCGGTGGCGTTGCTGGGCCCGGCCAGCGATGCGCTGGCGCGCACGGGGTATTCGTGGGGCCCGCTGTCGCTGATGCTGCTCGCGCACGCGCTGGGTCAGCAGGGCAAGCAAGTGGAAGCGGCAAAGGTGTTGAGCCGAGCGGAGTCTCGGCACGGCCTGAAATCGGCGTTGTTCGCCCCGGAGCTGGCTTTGGCCAAAGCCTGGGCGAGGTCGGCTCGCGGCGACGAGATCGGCGCGATCGATGCCGCCCGAGAAGCGGTGCAGGCCGCCGAGCGCGGTGGCCAGTCGGCGATCGCGCTGCGTGCGCTGCAGGACGCGGCGCGACTCGGCGACATCCGTGCGGTGTATCGAGCCGAACGCCTCGCGGTCGAAGTGGACTGCGTGCTCGGGCGGCTGACGTTGGCTCATGCGCGCGCGCTAGCCGCCGGTGACGCCGACGCGCTGGCCGAGGTGGCAGCCGACCTCGCCGACGCGGGGTTGCATCCGGCCGCCGCCGACGCCGCAGCTCAGTCGCGGCGGGCTCAACTGGTCAGATAG
- a CDS encoding TIGR00730 family Rossman fold protein, protein MKPRQWAICVYCASGPTHPDLLALAARLGEAIADRGWTLVWGGGNVSAMGALATAARARGGRTVGVIPKMLVHREVADTDADELIVTDTMRERKQVMEDRADAFIALPGGIGTLEELFEAWTGGYLGVHDKPVVMLDPDGHYDGLRAWLYGLIDSGYVSQMALDRLVVVDDVDAALAACAPRGG, encoded by the coding sequence ATGAAGCCGAGGCAGTGGGCGATCTGCGTGTACTGCGCGTCCGGGCCGACCCATCCGGACCTGCTGGCGTTGGCTGCGCGGCTCGGTGAGGCGATCGCCGATCGCGGCTGGACCTTGGTGTGGGGCGGCGGCAACGTTTCGGCCATGGGCGCGCTGGCCACAGCGGCGCGTGCCCGCGGCGGCCGGACGGTCGGCGTCATCCCGAAAATGTTGGTGCATCGCGAAGTCGCCGACACCGACGCCGACGAGCTGATCGTCACCGACACCATGCGCGAGCGCAAACAGGTCATGGAAGACCGCGCCGATGCGTTTATCGCACTGCCCGGCGGGATCGGCACGCTCGAGGAGCTGTTCGAGGCGTGGACCGGCGGCTATCTGGGCGTGCACGACAAACCGGTGGTGATGCTCGACCCGGACGGGCACTACGACGGGTTGCGGGCATGGCTATACGGGCTGATCGACAGTGGATACGTCTCGCAGATGGCCTTGGACCGGTTGGTGGTGGTCGACGACGTGGACGCGGCCCTGGCGGCGTGCGCTCCCCGTGGGGGTTAG
- the folP gene encoding dihydropteroate synthase: MAIVNRTPDSFYDRGATFSDDAAKAAAHRAIADGADVIDVGGVKAGPGDDVDARTEAARVVPFIEWLRAAYPDQLISVDTWRSEVARLACRAGADLINDTWGGVDPEMPAVAGEFGAGLVCSHTGGAAPRTRPFRVSYGTTTRGVVDDVIRELTAAAERAVAAGVARDRILIDPTHDFGKNTFHGLALLRHVEDLVNTGWPVLMALSNKDFVGETLGVDLTERLEGTLAATALAAAAGARMFRVHEVAPTRRVLEMVASIHGTRPPTRTVRGLA; encoded by the coding sequence ATGGCGATCGTCAACCGCACTCCGGACTCGTTTTACGACCGGGGCGCCACGTTCAGCGACGATGCGGCCAAGGCTGCCGCCCACCGCGCGATCGCCGACGGCGCCGACGTCATCGATGTCGGCGGCGTCAAGGCCGGGCCCGGCGACGACGTCGATGCCAGAACCGAAGCTGCGCGCGTGGTGCCGTTCATCGAATGGTTGCGTGCCGCGTACCCGGACCAGTTGATCAGCGTCGACACCTGGCGTTCGGAAGTGGCCCGGCTGGCCTGTCGCGCCGGCGCGGACCTGATCAACGACACGTGGGGCGGCGTCGACCCCGAGATGCCGGCAGTTGCTGGCGAATTCGGTGCCGGTCTGGTGTGCTCCCACACCGGGGGGGCGGCACCGCGAACCCGGCCGTTCCGGGTCAGCTACGGGACGACCACCCGCGGTGTGGTCGACGACGTGATCCGTGAGCTGACCGCCGCCGCAGAGCGCGCGGTCGCGGCCGGGGTTGCCCGCGACCGCATACTGATCGACCCCACCCATGACTTCGGCAAGAACACCTTCCACGGTTTGGCGTTGTTGCGCCACGTGGAAGATCTGGTAAACACCGGATGGCCCGTCTTGATGGCGCTCAGCAACAAGGACTTCGTCGGGGAGACTCTTGGCGTGGACCTCACCGAACGGCTGGAGGGGACACTGGCAGCCACTGCGCTTGCGGCCGCCGCCGGTGCCCGGATGTTCCGCGTGCACGAGGTGGCTCCCACGCGCCGAGTACTGGAGATGGTCGCGTCCATCCACGGGACCCGTCCGCCGACGCGCACGGTGAGAGGACTGGCATGA
- a CDS encoding glucosyl-3-phosphoglycerate synthase — translation MTASDLVDLAGDGVLVARPGDTWLPDRSWNRPDWTIADLEAAKAGRRVSVVLPALNEEETIGSVIDSISPLVGGLVDELIVLDSGSTDDTEIRAIAAGARVVTREQALPDVPPRPGKGEVLWRSLAATTGDVVVFVDSDLIDPDPMFVPWLVAPLLTGDGIHLVKSFYRRPLNVSGSAGATGGGRVTELVARPLLAALRPELGHVLQPLGGEYAASRELLMSLPFAPGYGVEIGLLVDTYDRLGLDAIAQVNLGVRAHRNRPLAELGAMSRQVIATLLSRCGIPDSGVGLTQFFADGDGYTPRTWPVSLVDRPPMSALLPR, via the coding sequence ATGACGGCATCAGACCTGGTCGATCTGGCCGGCGACGGAGTCCTGGTTGCCCGCCCCGGTGACACTTGGCTGCCCGACCGCAGCTGGAACCGCCCGGACTGGACAATCGCCGACTTGGAGGCGGCCAAGGCCGGTCGCAGGGTCTCGGTGGTGCTGCCGGCTCTCAACGAGGAAGAAACCATCGGATCGGTCATCGACAGCATCTCGCCGCTGGTCGGTGGGCTGGTCGACGAGCTGATCGTGCTGGACTCCGGCTCCACCGACGACACCGAGATCCGCGCCATCGCCGCCGGTGCCCGCGTCGTCACCCGGGAGCAGGCCCTGCCGGACGTTCCGCCGCGGCCGGGCAAGGGCGAGGTGTTGTGGCGTTCGCTTGCGGCCACCACGGGCGACGTCGTGGTCTTCGTCGACTCCGACCTGATCGACCCCGACCCGATGTTCGTGCCGTGGCTGGTCGCCCCGCTGCTTACCGGTGATGGCATCCACTTGGTCAAGAGCTTCTATCGACGGCCGTTGAACGTCAGCGGCAGCGCGGGCGCCACCGGCGGAGGCCGGGTGACCGAACTGGTGGCGCGACCGCTGCTGGCGGCGCTGCGACCTGAGCTGGGGCATGTGTTGCAGCCGCTGGGCGGTGAGTACGCGGCCAGCCGGGAGCTATTGATGTCGCTGCCGTTCGCGCCGGGTTACGGCGTGGAGATCGGGCTGCTGGTCGACACCTACGACCGGCTGGGTCTCGACGCAATCGCGCAGGTCAACCTCGGTGTGCGGGCGCACCGTAACCGGCCGCTGGCCGAGCTGGGTGCGATGAGCCGTCAGGTCATCGCCACGCTGTTGTCGCGCTGCGGCATCCCCGACTCTGGGGTCGGGTTGACCCAGTTCTTCGCCGACGGCGATGGTTACACCCCGCGCACGTGGCCCGTGTCGTTGGTGGACCGGCCGCCGATGAGTGCACTGCTTCCACGCTAA
- a CDS encoding DivIVA domain-containing protein: MALVLLYLVVLILLALVLFGVASLLFGRGEQLPPLPRATTATVLPASGVTGADVEAVKFTQVLRGYKTSEVDWVLDRLGQELDLLRSQLATATSTAGAEDREDLPDDKEPG, translated from the coding sequence GTGGCGTTGGTGTTGCTGTATCTGGTGGTGCTGATTTTGCTGGCGCTTGTCCTGTTCGGCGTGGCCAGCCTCCTGTTCGGCCGCGGCGAACAGCTGCCGCCGCTGCCGCGGGCCACCACGGCAACCGTGCTGCCCGCCTCCGGTGTCACCGGCGCCGACGTCGAAGCGGTGAAATTCACCCAGGTGCTGCGGGGGTACAAGACCAGTGAGGTGGACTGGGTGCTGGATCGGCTCGGCCAGGAACTCGACCTGCTGCGCAGCCAGCTCGCGACGGCTACCTCCACGGCCGGGGCCGAAGACCGCGAAGACCTCCCAGACGACAAGGAACCGGGGTGA